One region of Populus trichocarpa isolate Nisqually-1 chromosome 4, P.trichocarpa_v4.1, whole genome shotgun sequence genomic DNA includes:
- the LOC7487377 gene encoding uncharacterized protein LOC7487377 codes for MEKMKRNVSEKMMLKKQIKNKKGDDKKNRFLVSVNFLGSAGPIRFVVNGDDLVSGVIDTALKTYARGGRLPVLGFDVNKFLLYCANPPSDALNPREPIGSQEGRNFVLCKKQLQPQMTEMRSDIVAKKPSGWKALMTAFLPIWGLVGT; via the exons ATGGAAAAGATGAAGAGAAATGTGAGCGAGAAAATGATGTTAAAAAAGCAGATAAAGAATAAGAAAGGTGATGACAAAAAGAATAGGTTCTTGGTAAGTGTCAATTTTCTTGGGAGTGCAGGGCCTATAAGGTTTGTGGTTAATGGGGATGATCTTGTTTCTGGGGTCATTGACACTGCTTTGAAGACGTATGCCCGTGGAGGCCGGCTCCCAGTTCTTGGCTTTGATGTCAATAAATTCCTTCTCTACTGTGCTAATCCACCTTCAGATG cGTTGAATCCACGGGAGCCAATAGGTTCCCAAGAGGGAAGGAATTTTGTGCTGTGCAAGAAACAGCTGCAACCACAAATGACGGAAATGAGATCAGACATCGTAGCTAAAAAACCATCTGGGTGGAAGGCATTGATGACTGCATTTCTCCCCATATGGGGATTGGTTGGTACTTGA